A genomic stretch from uncultured Cohaesibacter sp. includes:
- the katG gene encoding catalase/peroxidase HPI translates to MDHSDIKSTGKCPVMHGSNTASGTGVMDWWPNALNLDILHQHDTKTNPFGEDFDYTEEVKTLDYEAVKQDLRDLMHESQDWWPADWGSYVGMFARVAWHAAGSYRLADGRGGGGTGNQRFAPLNSWPDNVNTDKGRRLLWPIKKKYGNKLSWADLIILSGTVAYEEAGLKTFGFGFGRKDIWHPEKDTYWGAEKEWLAPSDGRYGDVDKPETMENPLAAVQMGLIYVNPEGVNGQPDPIKTAAQMRETFARMAMNDEETVALTAGGHTIGKCHGNGRAEDLSADPEASGPEYQGIGWMNTKGRGIGRDTVVSGIEGAWTYEPTKWDMGYFDYLFGYEWELKKSPAGAWQWMPIDMKEEDMPADVEDPSIRCAPIMTDADMALKMDPVYHEICQRFVKDPDYFSDTFARAWFKLTHRDMGPKARYIGPWVPNEDLVWQDPVPVGPSDYDVEAVKAKIASSGLSIGEMVATAWDSARTYRGSDMRGGANGARIRLAPQNDWAGNEPVRLTKVLAILEPIAAEFGISVADAIVLAGNVGLEKAIKAAGLDIKVPFAPGRGDATDEMTDAESFEPLEPVADGYRNWAKKDYVVSPEEMLLDRTQLLGLTAKEMTVLLGGMRMLDTNYGGTKHGMFTEKEGALTNDFFVNLTDMAFKWVPTGKNTYEIQDRKSGAVKWTATRVDLVFGSNSILRSYAEVYAQDDNKEKFVKDFVAAWTKVMNADRFDLKA, encoded by the coding sequence ATGGATCACAGCGATATTAAATCAACGGGCAAATGCCCAGTCATGCACGGCAGCAACACAGCCTCGGGGACCGGCGTGATGGATTGGTGGCCGAATGCACTCAATCTGGACATTCTGCATCAGCACGACACCAAGACCAACCCCTTCGGTGAAGATTTCGACTATACCGAGGAAGTCAAGACACTCGACTATGAGGCGGTCAAGCAGGATCTTCGCGATCTGATGCATGAGAGCCAGGATTGGTGGCCCGCTGATTGGGGCAGCTATGTGGGCATGTTCGCGCGTGTTGCCTGGCATGCTGCCGGGTCTTACCGACTGGCCGATGGGCGTGGTGGTGGCGGCACCGGCAACCAGCGTTTTGCGCCGCTCAATTCATGGCCTGATAATGTCAATACCGATAAGGGGCGCCGTCTGCTTTGGCCGATCAAAAAGAAATATGGCAACAAGCTTTCCTGGGCCGACCTGATTATTCTGTCCGGTACGGTGGCCTACGAAGAAGCTGGCCTTAAGACCTTCGGCTTCGGTTTTGGCCGGAAAGACATCTGGCATCCGGAGAAGGATACCTATTGGGGCGCTGAAAAAGAATGGCTCGCACCGAGCGATGGTCGCTATGGCGACGTAGACAAGCCCGAAACCATGGAAAATCCATTGGCCGCTGTGCAGATGGGGCTTATCTATGTGAACCCGGAAGGCGTTAATGGCCAGCCTGATCCGATCAAGACCGCGGCACAGATGCGGGAAACCTTTGCCCGTATGGCGATGAACGACGAAGAGACCGTTGCACTCACCGCCGGTGGTCACACCATCGGGAAATGTCATGGCAATGGACGGGCTGAAGATCTGAGCGCGGATCCCGAAGCGTCCGGACCGGAATATCAAGGTATCGGCTGGATGAACACCAAGGGACGTGGCATCGGTCGCGACACCGTGGTTAGCGGCATTGAGGGCGCGTGGACCTACGAGCCAACCAAATGGGATATGGGCTATTTCGACTATCTGTTCGGCTATGAATGGGAGCTTAAGAAAAGCCCGGCTGGCGCTTGGCAGTGGATGCCCATCGATATGAAAGAAGAAGACATGCCGGCTGACGTGGAGGATCCGTCCATCCGCTGTGCGCCGATCATGACTGATGCCGACATGGCTTTGAAGATGGACCCTGTCTATCATGAAATCTGTCAGCGCTTCGTCAAGGACCCTGACTATTTTTCCGACACCTTCGCACGGGCATGGTTCAAACTGACCCACCGCGATATGGGGCCAAAGGCCCGCTATATCGGCCCATGGGTTCCTAATGAAGATCTTGTCTGGCAGGATCCTGTGCCAGTTGGGCCATCTGATTATGATGTCGAAGCTGTAAAGGCAAAAATTGCCAGCAGCGGACTTTCTATCGGTGAAATGGTTGCCACCGCTTGGGACAGCGCCCGCACCTATCGTGGGTCGGATATGCGGGGCGGCGCGAATGGAGCGCGTATTCGTCTGGCACCACAGAATGATTGGGCGGGCAATGAGCCTGTTCGTCTGACCAAGGTGCTGGCTATTCTGGAGCCAATCGCAGCCGAGTTCGGCATCAGCGTGGCAGATGCCATTGTTCTGGCTGGTAATGTCGGTCTGGAGAAAGCCATCAAGGCTGCCGGGCTTGATATCAAGGTGCCGTTTGCGCCAGGACGGGGGGATGCGACCGACGAAATGACGGACGCGGAATCCTTTGAGCCACTGGAACCTGTCGCAGATGGCTATCGAAACTGGGCCAAAAAGGATTATGTCGTCAGCCCGGAAGAAATGCTGCTGGATCGCACACAGCTGCTGGGCCTGACTGCTAAGGAAATGACCGTATTGCTTGGCGGCATGAGAATGCTGGACACCAACTATGGCGGGACCAAGCATGGCATGTTCACTGAGAAGGAAGGAGCTTTGACCAACGACTTCTTTGTCAATCTGACGGACATGGCCTTCAAATGGGTGCCGACCGGCAAGAATACCTATGAGATTCAGGACCGCAAAAGCGGTGCCGTCAAATGGACGGCAACACGCGTGGATCTCGTGTTCGGTTCCAACTCCATTCTGCGTTCCTACGCCGAAGTTTATGCGCAGGACGACAATAAGGAGAAATTCGTGAAGGATTTTGTCGCCGCTTGGACCAAGGTGATGAATGCGGATCGTTTTGATCTGAAGGCATAG